TCGGCTGATGCGCACTGCTGGCATCGAGGGGGTCCGGCGCACCAAACGGGTCCGCACCACCAAGCCCGAAGCCGGCGTGCCCCGCCACCCCGACCTGGTGGGCCGCGACTTCACCGCCACGGCCCCCAACCAGTTGTGGGTCACCGACCTGACGTTCGTGCCGACCTGGGCCGGGATCGCCTACGTCTGCTTCATCATCGACGCCTACTCGAGGATGATCGTGGGGTGGCGGGTCGCCTCGCATATGCGCACCACGATGGTCCTCGACGCCATCGAGATGGCCCGGTGGTCACGCGGCACGACCCTGACCGGGTTGCGGTGTCACAGCGATGCCGGCAGTCAATTCACATCGATTCGATACGGCGAACGCCTCGCCGAGATCGGCGCGGTCCCCTCGATCGGCACCGTCGGCGACTCCTACGACAACGCGCTGGCCGAGACCGTGAACGGCTACTACAAGGCCGAGCTGATCCGCGGCCCTGCACGCGAGGGGCGCCCCTGGAAGACGGTCGAGGACGTCGAGTTCGCGACCCTGTCCTGGGTCCACTGGCACAACCATGACCGCCTGCACGGCTACCTCAACGACGTCCCTCCCACAGAGTTCGAAGAGACGTTCTACGCTCAGACACGGACCGACCAACCCCTGGTCGAAATCCAATAGCCCGAGCCTCCATCAGACCCAGGGCGATTCACACACGCCGTGGCAGGCGGTGCGGTGCTGGTCAACATCATCAGGCCGTGGGGTGCACTGGGTACGCACAGCAGCGAAAAACGGCGCCTGACGCTGGAAGACGTCGGAAGACGTTTTCGCAGGTCAGGCGCCGTTTCAGGCACCTATCCGCAGGTCAGCGAGACCCAGGGATCAGATGTCGTAGTACTGACTGACTGACCCATGCTGACCTGCGCAAACGTCGAGGTTGGCCGGCTGTTTGTACCGGATGTGTAACAGGCTACCGCGTTGCTCTGGGCGTCCCCGGATGAGTGGGAGCGCCTAGATTGATCTAGATGTCAGCCGCTTTCTAGATCGGCTGAACGTCGCCAGCCCGGGGAGTCGCGCAGATCAATGAGAGCCATCCGTGCGCCGAGCGCTGATCCAGGTGAACTGCTGCTCGGAGCCGCCGGGGGTGCGGTGGATCCGCGTTTCGGCATGGGTAAAGGTGAAGGCACGCGCGACGAGGGCGGCGAGGTCCTCGGCGGAGTGGCGGGCCGTCGGCAGGCCCGAGCAGGACGTGGGTCCGTCGGGGCCGAATGTGGCCAGGACCAGCAGGCCGCCGAGGGAAATGGTGCGGGCGGCCAGGTCGACGTACGCCGCTTGGTTGGCCGGCTCGGTGAGGAAGTGGAGTACGGCTCTGTCGTGCCAGGCGTCGTAGGTGCGCGAGGGTTCCCAAGACAGGACGTCGCTGACGACGTAGGCGACCCGCCCTTCCGCGGAGCCGAGCCGTTCGCGCGTCACTGCG
The Nocardioides marinisabuli genome window above contains:
- a CDS encoding IS3 family transposase (programmed frameshift) translates to MPKDTTPGKPTTRRYSPEEKAAAVRMVRTLRAELGTEHGTVQRVASQLGYGTESVRSWVRQADIDEGHVPGVSTSDAARMKALEQEVRELKRANEILKRAAKFLRGGARPPAQEVAAFIDANRDDVVAGRRLGVERICSVLQVAPSSYYEFKNRQPSTRSQRDEVMGPVVRQLWEDNFRVYGARKVWKAARRAGHDLGRDQVARLMRTAGIEGVRRTKRVRTTKPEAGVPRHPDLVGRDFTATAPNQLWVTDLTFVPTWAGIAYVCFIIDAYSRMIVGWRVASHMRTTMVLDAIEMARWSRGTTLTGLRCHSDAGSQFTSIRYGERLAEIGAVPSIGTVGDSYDNALAETVNGYYKAELIRGPAREGRPWKTVEDVEFATLSWVHWHNHDRLHGYLNDVPPTEFEETFYAQTRTDQPLVEIQ
- a CDS encoding class I SAM-dependent methyltransferase; the protein is MIDIGAGASRLPDALPADGREDITVLGISREALAVTRERLGSAEGRVAYVVSDVLSWEPSRTYDAWHDRAVLHFLTEPANQAAYVDLAARTISLGGLLVLATFGPDGPTSCSGLPTARHSAEDLAALVARAFTFTHAETRIHRTPGGSEQQFTWISARRTDGSH